One segment of Neobacillus endophyticus DNA contains the following:
- a CDS encoding adenylate kinase — protein sequence MNLVLMGLPGAGKGTQAEKIVEQYGIPHISTGDMFRAAMKEGTELGLKAKSFMDKGELVPDEVTIGIVRERLAKQDCEKGFLLDGFPRTVPQAEALEALLTELEKKIDFVININVDKSILMERLTGRRICKDCGSTYHLVFNPPAKEGICDRCGGELYQRADDNAETVQNRLDVNIKQQEPLLNFYETKGYLRTIDGQQDIKIVFADIQDLLRSLA from the coding sequence GTGAACTTAGTATTAATGGGGCTGCCAGGTGCCGGTAAAGGTACTCAGGCTGAAAAAATTGTTGAACAATACGGTATCCCTCATATTTCTACTGGAGATATGTTCCGTGCAGCTATGAAAGAAGGTACAGAACTAGGGCTAAAGGCGAAGTCTTTCATGGATAAAGGCGAGCTTGTTCCTGATGAGGTTACGATCGGAATTGTTCGGGAACGATTAGCAAAGCAAGACTGTGAAAAAGGATTTCTACTGGATGGCTTCCCTAGAACAGTACCTCAGGCAGAAGCGTTAGAAGCGTTATTGACAGAACTAGAGAAAAAAATTGATTTTGTCATTAATATTAACGTTGATAAAAGTATTTTAATGGAACGTTTGACAGGACGCCGGATTTGTAAAGATTGTGGTTCTACTTATCATCTTGTATTTAATCCACCTGCAAAAGAGGGCATTTGCGATCGTTGCGGCGGAGAGCTTTATCAGCGTGCAGATGATAACGCAGAAACTGTACAAAACCGCTTAGATGTGAACATCAAACAACAAGAACCATTATTGAATTTTTATGAGACAAAAGGTTATTTACGTACAATTGATGGACAGCAGGACATTAAAATAGTATTTGCTGACATTCAAGACCTGCTCAGGAGCTTAGCTTAA